A window of the Candidatus Eisenbacteria bacterium genome harbors these coding sequences:
- a CDS encoding methylenetetrahydrofolate reductase: MTFREKLGKKFVVSVEVDAPKDVDFESALSKIECLKGIADVVNIADSPMARVRMSPFAFGHLIMERLGIEPLIHLTCRDRNLIGLQAELLGAHALGEQNILAITGDPPSAGDYPKATGVFDVTSTGLVRMMKRMNMGLDLAGNSLKRGTSFCIGIGVNPFSDDEDGEVRRLAEKAASGADFAVTQPVFDAERFLSFMKKIAFLEIPVLAGMLPIKSLKNALYLANEVPGMVIPSSVIDRFSSCQSSDMQREGIEIARQTLKAIKNEAAGLYLIPMGRYEIISQLLF, translated from the coding sequence ATGACATTCAGAGAAAAACTGGGTAAGAAGTTTGTCGTCTCAGTTGAGGTTGATGCGCCCAAGGACGTTGATTTCGAGAGCGCGCTTTCAAAGATCGAATGCCTGAAGGGCATTGCTGACGTGGTGAACATTGCCGATAGCCCGATGGCAAGAGTCCGGATGAGTCCCTTTGCGTTCGGCCATTTGATAATGGAGAGACTTGGGATTGAACCTCTCATACATCTCACCTGCCGCGACAGGAATCTCATAGGTCTTCAGGCGGAGCTTCTCGGCGCGCATGCTCTGGGTGAACAGAATATCCTGGCAATTACCGGTGACCCGCCCAGCGCCGGAGACTATCCTAAGGCCACCGGAGTCTTTGATGTGACTTCCACGGGCCTTGTGAGGATGATGAAGAGGATGAACATGGGGCTTGACCTTGCCGGGAATAGCCTCAAGAGAGGGACTTCATTTTGCATTGGGATCGGAGTCAATCCTTTCAGCGATGATGAAGACGGCGAAGTGCGGAGGCTCGCCGAGAAGGCGGCGAGCGGTGCAGATTTTGCCGTCACTCAGCCCGTGTTCGATGCGGAGAGATTTCTTTCGTTTATGAAGAAGATAGCTTTTCTTGAGATCCCCGTGCTTGCCGGCATGCTCCCTATTAAGAGCCTCAAGAATGCTCTTTACCTTGCAAACGAAGTCCCTGGCATGGTGATTCCAAGCTCAGTAATTGACAGATTTTCTTCCTGCCAGTCTTCGGACATGCAGAGAGAAGGAATCGAGATCGCGAGGCAAACACTCAAAGCAATCAAGAACGAAGCGGCAGGCCTCTATCTCATTCCGATGGGCAGATACGAAATTATCTCTCAGCTTCTCTTCTGA